The Candidatus Palibaumannia cicadellinicola region TAATCCAGACGGCATCATTCTACGCATCATTTTTACTATTCCATCTTTTTTTCATGTTCTTCATCTGCTTAATCATACGTTGTAGTTCTTCAAACTGTTTTAACAGACGGTTAACATCCTGGACCTGCATACCAGAACCGGCTGCAATACGTCGCTTACGCGAACCTTTAATAATTTCTGGTTTGCTACGTTCTTGAGCTGTCATTGAAGAAATAATAGCCTCCATCCGTACTAGAATTTTATTATCATGCATTTGCAACTTTAATGAATCTGGTAGTTTACTCATTCCTGGTAATTTATTGATCATACTAGCCATACCACCAATATTACGAATTTGCTTAATTTGGTTAAGAAAATCTAGCATATCAAAACTGTCACCATGATTTAACTTACTAACTAGCTTGTTAGCTTGTACGCTATCAACCTTACGTTCTATATTTTCAATAAGTGATAATACGTCGCCCATACCAAGGATGCGATCAACTAAACGATCAGGGTAGAATTGTTCAAAAGTGTCTAGTTTTTCTCCTAAGCTCAGGAATTTAATAGGTTTTCCGGTAAGATACCTAATAGATAGTGCGGCACCGCAGCGCGCGTTACCATCTACTTTAGTCAGAATAACACCAGTTATTGGTAATACTCTATTAAAAACTTTAGCTGACTTAGCTATATCCTGACCAGTCATTGCGTCTACCACAAATAAAGTTTCCACTGGTTTAATCGCTGCATGGATACTTATTATTTCATTCATCATGAAATCATTAATATGTAGCCTACCAGCAGTATCTACTAATAATACGTCATAAAAATTTTTTTTTGCTTGTATTAGAGCTTGATTAACAATATCCACTGGTTTCTGATAGGTTTGAGAAGAAAAAAAATCTATGCCTGCTTGATGTGTCAATATTGATAATTGTTTGATAGCAGATGGTCGGTAAATATCAGCTGATACTGATAGAACTTTTTTATTATTTGTATCACGTAAATATTTACCTAGTTTTCCAACACTAGTAGTTTTACCAACTCCCTGTTGACCAACTATTAAGACTACTGCTGGTGGTTGAGTAGATAGATTTAGATAGTTATTATTATTTCCTATGGCATTTACTAGCTCAATGCGCACAATTTTAATAAACTCTTGTCCAGGAGTGAGGCTATTATTAACTTTATTACTTAAGGCCTTATCTTTTACCCTACTAATAAAGTCTTGTACTACTTGCAATGCTACATCTGCTTCAAGTAATGCCATGCGCACTTCACGTAAAGTTTCTTTAATATTAACTTCTGTTAGGCGTCCCTGGTCGCTTACATTACGTAATGCATTTGATAATTTATCTGATAAATATTTAAATATATTCATATTTTTTTTAAAATATCATTTAGTTAATCAAGTTATTTTTTTTTGCCAAAAAATCATCAAAACTAAGTAAATCGGCAGCTTCTAATTCTAATTGACGTTGCCAAGATCTAGCTTTCTCTTCTGCAAAAAAAGATTCTGATAATATTTCTAATTGTTCTTGACTTAGCATTTTAAAGTACTTGTTAGCTAGCAAACGTCCAAAACCATTAATACCATACTGTTTCATTTCTTTTAACATACGAGCAGAAATAGTAAATTCAGGCTGAATAATACTTTTCATAAGTTTGTCACATATCAGCTGATATTTAATATTACCATTAGTACTATCTATAATTTTTGCTATTTTACGTAAAGAACTAAATAATAATTTTCCTATAGTCGATAAAGATTGTTTACTTTTTCCGCAATCAACGACTAGCTGTAGCCCTGGTTTACGTCCTTCTAGAATAACTTTATTCCAATTAATACTGGTATAAAGTAACTCATTATTACTCATTGGTGGTGCATCAGCTAAAGTGCACCAAATTAAAAATAAATCTAACAATCTCACCTGCTCATCATCTAAACCTACTGGTGAGAATGGATTAATATCTAAAGATCTTACCTCAATATATTCAATTCCTCCACGTAATAAAGCATCAGAAGGAGATTCTTCTTTTTTAGTAACTCGCTTAGGTCTAATTGGTACGTAAAGTTCATTTTCAATTTGTAATAAGTTAGTATTTAGTTGTAGGTAACGTCCATTTTTTTTTAAACCAATACGTTTGTAATCAATATATGGTGTTTGTATCGCTAGCTTTAAACTAATAACATAATCATTTAGGCTATTAAAATTTATATCTATATTTTTTTGTGATTGATTAGTATATCCTAAATTACTTAACCTTAGTGAGGTAGCATAAGGTAAGTAAATAAAACCAGATGTTGATTTTTTAAATTTTAGGTCAGTTTGTCTATTATTAATAAAAGATTTACAAATGCCCGGAGATGCCCCAAATAAATATGGAATAATCCAACCAAAACGATAATAATTACGTATAAGTCCTAAATAACCAGCAGAGATAACTTCTTTACCTTCCCAGCTATCAATATCACTAATGCCAGTATAAACCTGCCAAAAAGCTAGAGGGAAAGAAAAATTATAATGTACTCCTGATATGATCTGCATCAGAGCGCTGTAACGATTTTTTAGCCCTTCACGATATAAAGTCTTCATTCTGCCTAAGTTAGAACTACCGTATTGCGCTAGTTCAATATATTCTTGACTATCGATAAAGCATGGCATACTCATAGGCCACATCAATTCATCGCAAAGATTGCGTGAGACATGGCGATGGATATCTCGTAATAAAGTTAGCATATGATTAATATCATGGGAGACTGGTGTTATAAATTCTAGTAACGCTTCAGAAAAATCCGTAGTAATCAACTTGTGGGTCAGTGCAGCACCTAGCTGTTTAGGATGAGGTGTATGTGCTAAATTTCCTGTAGTATGATTAATACGTAGCGTTTCACGCTCTACACCACGACAAATACCCTGTAAAACCTCAGGATTAGATTCTATACATAAAAGTGCCTCTGATGAGACGTGCGGAATCAACTTAACTAACCTCCAGTAAGTTATCAGTTAGTTGGGTTTTTAACATCATTAAGCTTAGATGTTAAAATATAAATATATTATTTGCATTAAATAAACATAAACTTGGTTAGTTATTTTCTCATTTGATAATAATGTTAATGTAGGAATGGTGCATCCGGAAGGATTCGAACCTCCGACCGCTCGGTTCGTAGCCGAGTACTCTATCCAGCTGAGCTACGGATGCATTATTAGTTTTTTTAGTTGCGGCGAGGGAGGGATTCGAACCCTCGATACAGTTTTTTACTATATACTCCCTTAGCAGGGGAGCGCCTTCAACCTCTCGGCCACCTCACCTAAAAGTAAAATAAACTGCTAGCAGCTTAGTAGCTACATGGCGCATATATTACTTTCTAAGCATAATAAGTCAAACCATTTTTTACCTATTTAAAAAGTTAAGATCAACTTTATTTCAAATTATTAGGAGCATAATAGATATTTGTATGGTTTTATTGCTGTTACGCCTTACCTATAGTATAGCAAGGCGCATAAATAATATACTATCAGTAAATAGTAGTAGTCTGTTGTGATTGTTCAAATTTAATACG contains the following coding sequences:
- the gshA gene encoding glutamate--cysteine ligase; translated protein: MIPHVSSEALLCIESNPEVLQGICRGVERETLRINHTTGNLAHTPHPKQLGAALTHKLITTDFSEALLEFITPVSHDINHMLTLLRDIHRHVSRNLCDELMWPMSMPCFIDSQEYIELAQYGSSNLGRMKTLYREGLKNRYSALMQIISGVHYNFSFPLAFWQVYTGISDIDSWEGKEVISAGYLGLIRNYYRFGWIIPYLFGASPGICKSFINNRQTDLKFKKSTSGFIYLPYATSLRLSNLGYTNQSQKNIDINFNSLNDYVISLKLAIQTPYIDYKRIGLKKNGRYLQLNTNLLQIENELYVPIRPKRVTKKEESPSDALLRGGIEYIEVRSLDINPFSPVGLDDEQVRLLDLFLIWCTLADAPPMSNNELLYTSINWNKVILEGRKPGLQLVVDCGKSKQSLSTIGKLLFSSLRKIAKIIDSTNGNIKYQLICDKLMKSIIQPEFTISARMLKEMKQYGINGFGRLLANKYFKMLSQEQLEILSESFFAEEKARSWQRQLELEAADLLSFDDFLAKKNNLIN